In Planctomycetota bacterium, a genomic segment contains:
- a CDS encoding Minf_1886 family protein: MDELIDWHELRSRAPFALEAFQFVREGLAHTVAGFDASRDGPVPADDGTRHVTGQELCVGLRSYAVERYGLLARTVLRKWGVTTTEDFGKIVYAMVDAGLMRTSDQDSLDDFRGVYDFGEAFEGGVDAQARPGGLGRGGALDAATDG; this comes from the coding sequence ATGGACGAACTGATCGACTGGCACGAGCTGCGTTCGCGGGCGCCCTTCGCGCTCGAGGCGTTCCAGTTCGTCCGGGAGGGGCTGGCGCACACCGTCGCGGGCTTCGATGCCAGCCGCGACGGGCCGGTGCCCGCCGACGACGGCACCCGGCACGTGACGGGCCAGGAGCTGTGCGTGGGTCTGCGGTCCTATGCGGTCGAGCGGTACGGCCTGCTGGCCCGCACGGTGCTCCGCAAGTGGGGGGTGACGACGACCGAGGACTTCGGCAAGATCGTGTACGCCATGGTCGACGCTGGCCTGATGCGCACCAGCGACCAGGATTCGCTCGACGACTTCCGCGGCGTCTACGACTTCGGCGAGGCCTTCGAGGGCGGCGTTGACGCACAAGCCCGCCCCGGTGGCCTGGGCCGCGGCGGCGCACTCGATGCGGCCACCGATGGCTAA
- a CDS encoding DNA-3-methyladenine glycosylase — MADLRRVLARDAKTVAPALIGWTLHRRLDDGAMLAGRIIETEAYCGVEDAASHAFGGRRTERNASMYAAPGTAYVYFTYGMHWCFNVSCRAADDPQAVLIRALEPLDGAGRMLELRRTGPKAPAEIAERLLCAGPARLCRALAIDREFDGENLLSSQRLWLEGPKAGARNPSTIVAGPRIGIAGTGEPWVGASLRFAEAGHRGLSKPAGG, encoded by the coding sequence ATGGCCGATCTCCGGCGTGTCCTGGCACGCGATGCGAAGACCGTTGCGCCCGCCCTCATCGGCTGGACGCTGCACCGTCGGCTCGACGACGGCGCGATGCTCGCCGGCCGGATCATCGAGACCGAGGCCTACTGCGGCGTCGAGGATGCCGCGAGCCACGCCTTCGGCGGGCGGCGCACCGAGCGGAACGCCTCGATGTACGCCGCCCCGGGCACGGCCTACGTCTACTTCACCTATGGCATGCACTGGTGCTTCAACGTGTCGTGCCGGGCCGCGGACGATCCGCAGGCCGTCCTGATCCGGGCCCTCGAGCCTCTCGACGGTGCCGGACGGATGCTCGAACTGCGGCGGACGGGCCCCAAGGCGCCGGCCGAGATCGCCGAGCGGCTGCTGTGCGCCGGGCCGGCGCGGCTGTGCCGGGCGCTGGCCATCGATCGGGAATTCGACGGCGAGAACCTGTTGTCTTCCCAGCGGTTATGGCTCGAGGGCCCGAAGGCCGGCGCGCGAAATCCCAGCACGATCGTGGCCGGCCCACGGATCGGCATCGCCGGTACCGGCGAACCGTGGGTCGGCGCATCGCTGCGGTTCGCCGAGGCGGGCCATCGCGGCCTGAGCAAGCCGGCCGGCGGATGA